A portion of the Bdellovibrio bacteriovorus genome contains these proteins:
- a CDS encoding cupin domain-containing protein produces MIITRWQAPIVPTKQQVHMILESEGLEPFDEVCAAHTKIQDKRHPFAEVRVVIEGEMIFNISGNQFALRPGDRLEIPANTKHSYAAHGPNGCISVCAKTI; encoded by the coding sequence ATGATTATCACAAGATGGCAAGCACCGATCGTTCCAACGAAACAACAAGTTCACATGATCTTAGAATCTGAAGGACTTGAACCCTTCGATGAAGTTTGCGCGGCTCACACAAAAATCCAAGATAAGCGTCACCCCTTCGCCGAAGTGCGTGTGGTGATTGAAGGAGAGATGATCTTTAATATCTCAGGCAATCAGTTTGCTCTGCGCCCGGGGGATCGTTTGGAAATTCCGGCAAATACTAAGCATTCTTACGCTGCTCACGGCCCGAACGGTTGCATCAGCGTCTGCGCTAAAACCATCTAA